Proteins found in one Dermacentor silvarum isolate Dsil-2018 chromosome 8, BIME_Dsil_1.4, whole genome shotgun sequence genomic segment:
- the LOC125947565 gene encoding homeobox protein 5-like — translation MSPMARARSAYLLLVILAAAGAERSFDYDVDDLDQVESFIWDASDAPHMGPARPAQHNPSPADNLVGTDPNLHRQISDIVRQVIAEYSHRNQLPAGIWVGGKHMGPGLQHMAFPPQNPCFPPIGLQIPVIPWKLDNITPRGATNNNNNNFNNNDANNQNNNNNGNSVAGKNNNNNDKPQPGSLPPLPPYQKPAWRPAVPVFPIPPQSQQTHNHQAPLKNPQSQPGVKTSFSISTSHPVPLPKRDLHTPLVPWRSAAPAPADPQSTGTQTMPPPIRPPKLASHFRFAQLPRPSGRGHASRRGQHLLPQKTGVSSLPKNLPADDVYYASQSSKLPRKVVKQGVFEPKRKPQVGETITLVEQGKNGEWFKLPVNKVSTGLGRRNYEVVELHKDEDVRKVGQGLGNGEESIHYIHIQER, via the exons ATGAGTCCTATG GCTCGCGCCCGCTCGGCCTACTTACTCTTGGTCATCCTCGCGGCCGCCGGCGCGGAGAGGAGCTTCGACTATGACGTGGACGACCTGGACCAGGTGGAGTCGTTCATCTGGGACGCCAGCGACGCTCCGCACATGGGTCCCGCGAGGCCCGCCCAGCACAATCCGTCGCCCGCCGATAACCTCGTCGGCACCGACCCCAACCTGCACCGGCAGATCTCCGACATTGTGCGCCAAGTCATCGCCGAGTACTCCCATCGGAACCAGCTCCCGGCTGGTATATGGGTCGGTGGCAAACACATGGGCCCCGGCCTGCAGCACATGGCGTTTCCGCCCCAGAACCCATGTTTCCCTCCCATCGGACTGCAGATCCCAGTAATTCCCTGGAAGCTGGACAATATCACACCCCGTGGTGCtacgaacaacaacaacaacaactttaATAACAACGACGCGAACAaccaaaacaacaacaacaacgggaACAGTGTCGCcggcaaaaacaacaacaataacgaCAAGCCACAACCGGgctcgctgccgccgctgcctccCTACCAGAAGCCAGCCTGGAGGCCTGCTGTCCCAGTGTTCCCGATTCCCCCTCAGTCCCAGCAGACCCACAACCACCAAGCGCCTCTGAAGAACCCGCAGTCCCAGCCTGGCGTCAAGACCTCGTTCAGCATCTCCACATCGCACCCGGTGCCGCTTCCCAAGCGAGACCTTCACACTCCCCTGGTTCCGTGGAGGTCCGCCGCTCCAGCGCCAGCGGACCCGCAGTCCACCGGAACGCAGACCATGCCACCCCCGATTCGCCCTCCAAAACTGGCTTCCCACTTCCGCTTCGCTCAGCTGCCGAGACCCAGCGGACGCGGCCACGCAAGCCGCAGGGGACAACACCTGCTGCCGCAGAAGACCGGCGTCTCGTCGCTGCCGAAGAACCTGCCAGCCGATGACGTCTACTACGCCAGCCAAAGCAGCAAGCTTCCCAGGAAAGTGGTCAAGCAGGGCGTGTTCGAACCCAAGCGCAAGCCGCAGGTCGGCGAGACCATCACGCTGGTCGAGCAGGGCAAGAACGGCGAGTGGTTCAAGCTTCCGGTGAACAAGGTCAGCACTGGTCTCGGACGCCGCAACTACGAGGTGGTGGAACTGCACAAGGATGAGGACGTCAGAAAGGTCGGCCAGGGCTTGGGAAACGGCGAGGAGAGCATTCACTACATCCACATCCAGGAGAGATAA